One segment of Bacteroides caecimuris DNA contains the following:
- the serC gene encoding 3-phosphoserine/phosphohydroxythreonine transaminase, with the protein MKKHNFNAGPSILPREVIEDTAKAILDFNGSGLSLMEISHRAKDFQPVVDEAEALFKELLNIPEGYSVLFLGGGASMEFCMVPYNFLEKKAAYLNTGVWAKKAMKEAKGFGEVVEVASSAEATYTYIPKDYTIPTDADYFHITTNNTIYGTELKKDLDSPVPMIADMSSDIFSRPIDVSKYICIYGGAQKNLAPAGVTFVIVKNDAVGKVSRYIPSMLNYQTHIDNGSMFNTPPVVPIYTALLNLRWIKAQGGVKEMERRAIEKADMLYAEIDRNKMFVGTVAKEDRSRMNICFVMASEYKDLEADFLKFATERGMVGIKGHRSVGGFRASCYNALPKESVQALIDCMQEFEKLH; encoded by the coding sequence ATGAAAAAGCATAATTTCAATGCAGGACCTTCCATTCTTCCGCGTGAGGTGATAGAGGATACAGCGAAGGCTATTTTAGATTTCAACGGCTCTGGTCTCTCTTTGATGGAAATCAGTCACCGTGCCAAAGACTTCCAACCTGTGGTTGACGAAGCAGAGGCATTATTCAAGGAATTACTTAATATCCCCGAAGGTTATTCGGTACTGTTCCTGGGTGGAGGTGCTAGTATGGAGTTCTGCATGGTTCCTTATAACTTCCTGGAAAAAAAAGCTGCTTATCTGAACACCGGTGTGTGGGCTAAGAAAGCAATGAAGGAAGCTAAAGGGTTTGGCGAAGTTGTAGAAGTTGCTTCCTCTGCTGAAGCTACATATACGTATATCCCAAAAGATTACACAATCCCGACAGACGCAGATTATTTCCACATTACTACTAACAACACGATTTACGGTACAGAATTGAAGAAAGACCTCGATTCTCCGGTTCCGATGATTGCCGATATGTCTTCTGATATTTTCTCACGTCCGATCGACGTCTCTAAATATATCTGTATTTATGGTGGTGCGCAGAAAAATCTGGCTCCTGCAGGTGTTACATTCGTTATTGTTAAGAATGACGCTGTAGGTAAAGTTTCCCGCTACATCCCGTCAATGCTGAACTATCAGACACACATTGATAATGGCTCTATGTTCAATACTCCTCCGGTAGTGCCCATCTATACTGCATTGCTGAACCTTCGTTGGATCAAAGCACAGGGTGGTGTGAAAGAAATGGAACGTCGTGCCATTGAAAAAGCGGATATGTTGTATGCTGAAATCGACCGTAACAAAATGTTCGTGGGCACTGTTGCCAAAGAAGACCGTTCACGCATGAATATCTGCTTCGTGATGGCTTCCGAATACAAAGACCTTGAAGCTGACTTTTTGAAGTTTGCCACTGAAAGAGGTATGGTAGGTATCAAGGGACATCGTTCTGTGGGTGGTTTCCGTGCATCTTGCTACAATGCTCTTCCGAAAGAAAGCGTACAAGCTTTGATCGACTGTATGCAGGAATTTGAAAAACTTCATTAA
- a CDS encoding NAD(P)-dependent oxidoreductase: MKVLVATEKPFAKVAVDGIRKEIEAAGFELALLEKYTDKAQLLDAVKDANAIIIRSDIIDAEVLDAAKELKIVVRAGAGYDNVDLAAATAHNVCVMNTPGQNANAVAELALGMMVYAVRNFYNGTSGTELMGKKLGIHAYGNVGRNVARIAKGFGMEVYAFDAFCPKEVIEKDGVKALDSAEELYKTCQVVSLHIPATAETKNSINYALLKDMPKGAMLVNTARKEVINEAELIKLMEDRADFKYITDIMPAANAEFAEKFAGRYFSTPKKMGAQTAEANINAGIAAAQQIVGFLKDGCEKFRVNK, encoded by the coding sequence ATGAAAGTACTTGTAGCTACAGAAAAACCGTTTGCTAAAGTTGCAGTAGACGGTATCCGTAAAGAAATAGAAGCAGCCGGATTCGAGCTTGCTTTACTTGAGAAATATACAGATAAGGCTCAATTGCTGGATGCAGTGAAAGATGCTAATGCTATCATTATCCGTAGCGATATTATTGATGCAGAGGTGCTTGATGCTGCCAAAGAATTGAAAATCGTAGTACGTGCCGGTGCGGGATATGACAACGTTGACCTAGCTGCCGCCACTGCTCACAACGTATGTGTGATGAACACTCCGGGACAAAACGCTAATGCTGTTGCCGAACTTGCTTTGGGTATGATGGTATATGCTGTCCGTAACTTCTATAACGGAACTTCCGGTACAGAACTGATGGGCAAGAAACTGGGTATTCATGCTTATGGAAACGTAGGTCGTAATGTAGCCCGCATTGCCAAAGGTTTCGGAATGGAAGTGTATGCTTTCGACGCATTCTGCCCGAAAGAAGTAATCGAAAAAGATGGTGTGAAAGCACTTGATTCGGCAGAAGAACTGTATAAGACTTGCCAAGTAGTATCTCTGCATATTCCGGCAACTGCCGAAACGAAAAATTCTATCAATTATGCTCTGTTGAAAGATATGCCGAAAGGTGCTATGTTGGTAAACACTGCCCGTAAGGAAGTTATCAACGAAGCAGAGCTGATTAAATTGATGGAAGATCGTGCTGATTTCAAATATATCACAGATATTATGCCTGCTGCTAACGCAGAATTTGCAGAGAAATTTGCCGGACGTTATTTCTCAACTCCAAAGAAGATGGGGGCTCAAACTGCTGAAGCAAATATCAATGCCGGTATTGCTGCCGCTCAACAAATTGTAGGCTTCCTGAAAGATGGTTGCGAGAAATTCAGAGTAAACAAATAA
- a CDS encoding DUF1015 domain-containing protein: MAIIKPFRGVRPPQDLVEQVASRPYDVLNSEEARTEAEGNEKSLYHIIKPEIDFPVGTDEHDGQVYAKAAENFQLFQDKGWLVQDNKENYYIYAQTMNGKTQYGLVVGAYVPDYMNGVIKKHELTRRDKEEDRMKHVRVNNANIEPVFFAYPDNEKLDIIIKKYTASKPVYDFIAPGDGFGHTFWIVDQDEDIAAITAEFAKMPALYIADGHHRSAAAALVGAEKAKQNPNHRGDEEYNYFMAVCFPANQLTIIDYNRVVKDLNGLTPEQFLAALDKNFIVEEKGADIYKPASLHNFSLYLDGKWYSLTAKTGTYNDNDPIGVLDVTISSNLILDEILGIKDLRSDKRIDFVGGIRGLGELKKRVDSGEMKVALALYPVSMKQLMDIADTGNIMPPKTTWFEPKLRSGLVIHKLD, translated from the coding sequence ATGGCAATAATTAAACCTTTCAGGGGTGTTCGTCCTCCACAAGACCTTGTAGAACAAGTCGCTTCACGTCCTTATGATGTATTGAATTCAGAAGAAGCCCGCACAGAAGCGGAAGGTAATGAAAAGTCTCTTTATCATATTATTAAACCGGAAATAGATTTCCCTGTCGGTACGGATGAACACGACGGACAGGTATATGCTAAAGCTGCCGAGAACTTCCAGCTGTTTCAGGACAAAGGCTGGTTGGTGCAGGATAATAAGGAAAATTATTATATCTATGCCCAAACGATGAACGGGAAAACACAATACGGATTGGTAGTTGGAGCATACGTTCCCGATTATATGAATGGGGTTATCAAAAAACATGAGCTTACCCGTCGTGACAAGGAAGAAGACCGCATGAAGCATGTCCGTGTGAACAACGCTAACATCGAACCTGTTTTCTTTGCTTATCCAGATAATGAGAAGCTGGATATTATTATCAAGAAGTATACGGCAAGCAAGCCTGTTTATGACTTCATCGCTCCAGGAGATGGTTTTGGACATACTTTCTGGATTGTCGATCAAGATGAGGATATTGCTGCTATTACTGCCGAGTTTGCTAAGATGCCGGCACTTTATATTGCCGACGGACACCATCGCTCTGCCGCTGCTGCACTAGTGGGAGCAGAGAAAGCAAAGCAAAATCCGAATCATCGGGGTGATGAAGAATATAACTACTTCATGGCTGTTTGCTTCCCTGCAAACCAGCTAACCATCATCGATTATAACCGTGTAGTGAAAGATCTCAATGGTTTGACTCCCGAACAATTCCTGGCTGCACTTGATAAAAACTTTATAGTAGAAGAGAAGGGTGCTGATATCTATAAACCAGCTAGCTTACATAACTTCTCACTCTATTTGGATGGCAAATGGTACAGTCTGACAGCCAAGACAGGTACATACAATGATAACGACCCGATTGGCGTGCTTGATGTTACCATTTCTTCCAACCTGATTTTGGATGAAATTTTGGGCATAAAGGATTTGCGTTCAGACAAACGTATTGATTTTGTGGGCGGCATCCGCGGATTGGGAGAACTCAAGAAGCGTGTGGATAGTGGTGAAATGAAAGTGGCTCTGGCTCTTTATCCTGTATCTATGAAACAATTGATGGATATTGCAGATACAGGTAATATCATGCCACCGAAGACTACTTGGTTTGAACCGAAACTTCGTTCGGGATTGGTAATTCATAAATTGGATTAG
- a CDS encoding IMPACT family protein produces the protein MTAEDTYKTIIEPSEGIYTEKRSKFIAIALPVRTLDEIKMHLETYQKKYYDARHVCYAYMLGAARKDFRANDNGEPSGTAGKPILGQINSNELTNILIIVVRYFGGIKLGTSGLIVAYKAAAAEAIAAATIIEKTVDEDVTVMFEYPFMNDVMRIVKEEEPEILNQSYDMDCSMTLRIRRSMMPKLRARLEKVETARILDDDSVL, from the coding sequence ATGACTGCTGAAGATACTTATAAAACCATCATTGAACCTTCCGAAGGCATTTATACGGAAAAACGAAGTAAGTTCATTGCTATAGCCCTTCCTGTGCGTACTCTTGATGAGATAAAAATGCATCTTGAAACGTATCAGAAAAAATATTATGACGCACGGCACGTATGTTATGCCTATATGTTGGGGGCTGCGCGAAAGGATTTCCGTGCTAATGACAATGGAGAACCTTCCGGAACAGCGGGAAAACCCATTCTCGGACAGATAAACTCGAATGAACTGACGAATATCCTGATTATAGTAGTCCGTTATTTTGGAGGAATCAAGTTAGGGACAAGCGGATTGATCGTGGCTTATAAGGCTGCCGCTGCCGAAGCTATTGCTGCTGCCACAATTATAGAAAAAACGGTAGATGAAGACGTGACGGTGATGTTCGAATATCCTTTCATGAATGACGTAATGCGTATTGTGAAAGAAGAGGAACCGGAAATTCTCAATCAGTCGTATGATATGGATTGTAGTATGACGTTACGTATTCGTCGTTCGATGATGCCTAAGTTGCGTGCTCGTTTGGAAAAAGTGGAGACAGCACGGATTCTTGATGATGATAGTGTATTATAA
- a CDS encoding C39 family peptidase, whose amino-acid sequence MKNKYHIIFNLFVSILALISVQLQAQEAQKLAPNNIPVPWYSQKITGCPYSHCSLASSLMVFDYFKGMTTATQRTAQDAEKKLIEYQRNYFLKKRAPFRRRTSIGQGGYYSFEIDSLTRYYENMISAEHFQQKDYCVLKDYIDRGIPVLVNVRYTGAVRGLRPGPRGHWMVLRGIDDQHVWVNDPGRSPEMRSKGENICYPIKKQPGNPSYFDGCWTGRFIIITPKEWIRNPLVAQVGKLPPLEEVTRILPPMVSSATLPKVINQ is encoded by the coding sequence ATGAAAAATAAATATCATATCATTTTCAATCTGTTTGTAAGCATCTTGGCTTTGATAAGCGTTCAGCTGCAAGCACAGGAGGCTCAAAAACTCGCTCCTAACAATATTCCTGTTCCGTGGTATTCGCAGAAAATCACGGGATGTCCTTACTCGCATTGCTCTCTGGCTTCTTCGCTAATGGTATTTGATTACTTCAAAGGCATGACGACCGCTACACAACGTACAGCCCAGGATGCAGAAAAGAAACTGATTGAATATCAACGCAACTACTTTCTGAAGAAACGTGCCCCTTTCCGTCGCCGTACATCAATAGGGCAGGGAGGCTACTATTCTTTTGAAATTGATTCTTTGACACGTTATTATGAAAACATGATAAGTGCCGAACATTTCCAGCAGAAAGATTACTGCGTATTGAAAGATTATATTGATCGTGGTATACCTGTGCTTGTGAACGTGAGATATACAGGAGCAGTTCGTGGTTTGCGTCCCGGTCCGAGAGGGCACTGGATGGTGCTTCGTGGCATTGACGATCAACATGTGTGGGTAAATGACCCCGGACGTTCACCGGAGATGCGGAGTAAAGGAGAAAATATCTGTTATCCTATCAAAAAACAGCCGGGCAATCCTTCCTATTTTGACGGTTGCTGGACGGGACGGTTTATCATCATCACTCCCAAAGAATGGATTCGAAACCCTTTGGTTGCACAAGTAGGCAAGCTTCCTCCTTTGGAAGAGGTGACCCGTATACTTCCTCCTATGGTGTCGTCTGCCACCTTACCGAAGGTTATCAATCAGTAA